The Cellulophaga sp. L1A9 genome window below encodes:
- a CDS encoding lipopolysaccharide biosynthesis protein — protein sequence MSLKKRLVNNGLASILSKGVRVLEQLFLVPFFIAAWGAAYYGEWITLTIIPSVMAFSNLGFGSAAANSLVLTYASGDKQKAADISKTGFYIITIMVFIAIVLGAIAIYVLDIFHVFDKSLIDSQDAILAVSILIIARLLNFYDQLIESFYRAAQRAALSINLLTIRAALNLAAGLLVLLLEYGIVAFAISQLMVTVLFSILYWLKGRSVLGLYKNFTGTKDAVILKGITTKGLSYLMLPVWQIIYFQGTTFVVRIVLGPEAVAIFNTARTLSRSLNQLLYLVEPTVFPELQIAIGKNDWKTAKQIFRVSIIGVFLLSLIGVIFLAIFGLWFYNIWTNNELELPRAMWYTLISAMLFNALWYTSEMVFRAVNQPKRMGIYGIIAAILSVLLTYLFATFYGITGAAIGAVSLDLILVFLVVPNGCKIMKMSLSDLVSHGADDFKELFQKISKKIKK from the coding sequence ATGTCCTTAAAAAAAAGATTAGTAAATAATGGCTTGGCCTCAATACTTTCAAAAGGAGTCCGTGTATTAGAGCAACTATTTTTAGTACCCTTTTTTATTGCTGCTTGGGGAGCCGCATATTATGGTGAGTGGATTACTTTAACCATAATCCCTAGCGTAATGGCCTTTTCTAATTTAGGATTTGGTTCTGCAGCAGCAAATAGCCTAGTATTAACATATGCTTCAGGAGACAAACAAAAGGCCGCAGACATAAGTAAGACAGGTTTTTATATTATTACCATAATGGTATTTATTGCAATAGTACTAGGGGCTATAGCAATATATGTGCTAGATATATTCCATGTTTTTGATAAGTCATTAATAGACAGTCAAGATGCTATTTTAGCGGTTTCAATTCTTATTATAGCTAGGTTATTAAACTTTTACGATCAATTAATTGAATCATTTTATAGAGCAGCTCAAAGGGCTGCATTAAGCATAAACCTTTTAACTATAAGAGCTGCACTAAATTTGGCCGCTGGTTTATTAGTATTATTGCTTGAATACGGTATTGTTGCATTTGCAATTTCACAATTAATGGTAACAGTTCTTTTTAGCATTTTATATTGGTTAAAGGGAAGATCTGTTTTAGGCTTGTATAAAAACTTTACAGGAACGAAAGATGCTGTAATATTAAAAGGAATTACGACAAAAGGATTAAGTTATTTAATGCTACCCGTTTGGCAAATAATTTACTTTCAGGGAACTACATTTGTCGTACGGATTGTTTTAGGACCAGAGGCAGTAGCTATATTTAACACTGCGCGAACCTTGAGCAGGTCACTTAATCAATTATTGTATTTGGTTGAACCCACAGTATTTCCTGAATTACAAATTGCGATAGGTAAAAATGATTGGAAAACTGCTAAACAAATATTTAGAGTCTCAATAATTGGTGTGTTCTTATTATCATTAATTGGCGTAATATTCTTAGCTATTTTTGGTTTATGGTTTTATAATATCTGGACCAATAATGAATTAGAACTTCCACGAGCAATGTGGTATACTTTAATTTCGGCTATGCTTTTCAATGCTCTGTGGTATACTTCTGAAATGGTATTTCGAGCTGTTAATCAACCAAAAAGAATGGGGATCTATGGCATAATCGCAGCAATTCTATCTGTATTACTAACGTATCTTTTTGCAACATTCTATGGCATTACTGGAGCTGCTATTGGCGCCGTATCCTTAGATCTAATATTAGTATTTCTTGTTGTACCAAATGGGTGCAAAATAATGAAAATGTCCCTCAGCGATTTAGTTTCACATGGTGCGGATGACTTTAAAGAATTATTTCAAAAAATTTCAAAAAAAATAAAAAAATAA